One window of the Rosa rugosa chromosome 3, drRosRugo1.1, whole genome shotgun sequence genome contains the following:
- the LOC133736662 gene encoding putative lysine-specific demethylase JMJ16 isoform X1 → MKNNSVPPGFAPRTSFTLKRAEVSVVGVEETHRSNAVVDTSKQGPIQMDAATSDMTALEKVKTFLHNRPWLLFDQSDHTSVQSDPQQFHMEPPPETCPNGVTRGSPESSYCVKEPRLPKGVTRGCPESGYCVKVTERWHPEGAVIDALEKAPVFYPTHEEFKDTLKYVTSISARAAQYGICRISPPPSWKPPSLIEENSIWNSSTFAPHIQRIDGLRSKMDGSDESTKKKRRISTVGLDSGFESTSSLGETGQSDVNCFESEPGPEFTLDSFKRYADDFKHQYFCKSDIIGNQEQWEPLVENIEAEYKRIIENPTEGIEVLCGNYLETKAFGSGFPTVSHDSNPLETSDYPDCLPSGWNLNNLPRLPGSLLSFESHDTCHILVPQTRVGMCFSSSLWRVEEHHLYSLCYNHLGAPKVWYGVPGKSRINFEAAMRKSFPDLLKQHRLVSHTKVKQVSPSTLKSEDIPVFRCVQRPGEFVLVFPGAYHSEFDCGFNFSERACFAPLDWLPHGQNAVELYSEQGRKTAISYDKVLLGAAREAVRAQWEISLLKKNKNSENLRWKNACLKDGILTEALKLRLKSEEIRRKYFCTSLKSQRMNSDFDATMKRECSICFCDLHFSAVGCPCSVDRYSCLFHAKQFCFCAWSNKFFLYRHEISELNLLVEALEGKLSAVIKWAKDDLGLYLHEHLPKSNAQSPGQVDNPISLTDKIKLKQYTLEDITPPIFSCGTGPIYLTDKRKLKQYTLEDISPPILGFGSASSIKAELKARMLQSTISNMLKANGNPIASLDAATSAASSIRAELKARLLQSSISNTLKGNDNPTGSLNAATANGNGRNSASSIELEMKAHEFQSTIPNEYKGVCTPQQQVAAVETPILPIEVASDVSSVTSSESSSESDDIIPDLGKLSEASHQAESTAPQNIHILSDDSDG, encoded by the exons ATGAAAAACAATTCGGTTCCACCTGGTTTTGCGCCTCGTACTTCCTTCACGCTGAAGAGGGCAGAAGTCTCAGTTGTGGGAGTTGAAGAAACCCATAGGTCCAATGCTGTTGTGGATACTTCCAAGCAAGGGCCAATCCAGATGGACGCCGCAACATCTGACATGACTGCCTTGGAGAAGGTCAAAACATTTCTTCACAATAGGCCATGGTTGCTTTTCGACCAAAGTGATCACACTTCAGTGCAATCTGACCCACAACAGTTTCATATG GAACCCCCTCCGGAAACTTGCCCCAATGGTGTTACTCGTGGAAGCCCTGAATCCAGTTATTGTGTAAAG GAACCCCGCCTCCCGAAAGGTGTTACTCGTGGATGTCCAGAATCCGGTTATTGTGTAAAG GTAACAGAAAGGTGGCATCCTGAGGGTGCAGTAATAGACGCTCTTGAAAAGGCTCCTGTTTTCTATCCAACACATGAG GAATTTAAGGACACTCTTAAGTATGTTACAAGTATAAGTGCAAGAGCAGCGCAATATGGTATCTGTCGTATTAGTCCTCCTCCTTCCTGGAAACCTCCATCCCTCATTGAGGAAAACAGCATATGGAATAGTTCCACATTTGCTCCCCATATTCAGCGGATTGATGGGCTGCGGAGTAAAATGGATGGCTCTGATGAGAGcacaaaaaagaagagaagaatctCGACAGTGGGTTTGGACTCTGGATTTGAATCTACCTCAAGTCTGGGTGAAACAGGACAGTCTGATGTCAATTGCTTTGAATCGGAACCTGGTCCAGAATTCACTCTTGACAGTTTTAAGAGGTATGCAGATGATTTCAAGCATCAGTATTTCTGCAAAAGTGACATCATAGGTAATCAAGAGCAGTGGGAGCCATTAGTGGAGAATATTGAAGCTGAATATAAACGTATCATTGAAAACCCAACTGAAGGAATCGAG GTGCTTTGTGGAAATTATTTGGAGACTAAAGCGTTTGGCAGTGGATTTCCAACAGTATCACATGATTCCAATCCTTTGGAAACATCAGATTACCCTGATTGCTTGCCATCTGGCTGGAATTTAAATAATCTACCCAGACTCCCTggttctcttctttcttttgaaaGCCATGACACATGTCATATTTTAGTGCCTCAGACTCGTGTAGGAATGTGTTTTTCATCTAGTCTTTGG AGAGTTGAAGAGCACCACTTATACTCTTTGTGTTACAATCATCTGGGTGCTCCTAAAGTTTGGTATGGTGTCCCTGGGAAATCCCGCATAAATTTTGAGGCAGCCATGAGGAAGTCCTTTCCAGATTTATTAAAACAGCATAGGCTGGTGAGCCATACTAAA GTTAAGCAAGTATCCCCCTCCACATTGAAATCAGAGGACATACCTGTCTTTCGTTGCGTTCAGCGTCCTGGAGAGTTTGTTCTTGTCTTCCCTGGAGCTTATCATTCAGAATTTGATTGTGGCTTTAATTTTTCTGAGAGGGCATGTTTTGCTCCTCTAGACTGGTTGCCTCATGGACAGAATGCTGTTGAACTTTACTCTGAACAGGGGAGGAAAACAGCTATATCCTATGATAAGGTGTTGCTTGGAGCAGCTAGGGAAGCTGTAAGGGCACAATGGGAAATTTCACTgttgaagaagaacaaaaactCAGAGAATTTACGCTGGAAAAATGCCTGCTTAAAGGATGGGATCTTAACAGAAGCACTGAAG tTGCGTCTCAAGTCTGAAGAGATTCGAAGGAAATATTTTTGCACCTCTTTGAAGTCACAGAGGATGAATTCAGATTTTGATGCTACCATGAAAAGGGAATGCAGCATTTGTTTTTGTGATCTTCATTTCTCTGCAGTAGGTTGTCCTTGTTCTGTAGACAGATACTCATGTCTGTTTCATGCAAAGCAGTTCTGTTTTTGTGCTTGGAGTAACAAGTTTTTCCTCTACCGTCATGAAATCAGCGAGTTAAATCTACTTGTTGAAGCTTTGGAAGGAAAATTAAGTGCAGTCATCAAATGGGCGAAAGATGATCTTGGCCTGTATTTGCATGAACATCTTCCCAAAAGCAATGCACAATCACCTGGGCAGGTAGATAATCCCATCTCTCTCACTGATAAAATAAAGCTGAAACAGTACACATTGGAAGATATAACGCCACCGATTTTCAGTTGTGGCACTGGTCCCATTTATCTCACTGATAAAAGAAAGCTGAAACAGTACACATTGGAAGATATATCGCCACCGATTTTGGGTTTTGGCTCTGCTTCTAGCATAAAGGCGGAATTGAAGGCACGTATGCTGCAATCCACAATTTCAAACATGTTGAAAGCAAACGGTAATCCAATAGCATCCCTTGATGCTGCAACCAGTGCTGCTTCTAGCATCAGGGCTGAATTGAAGGCACGTCTCCTGCAATCTTCAATCTCCAACACATTGAAAGGAAATGATAATCCAACAGGATCACTCAATGCTGCAACAGCCAATGGCAATGGTAGAAATTCTGCTTCTAGCATCGAGTTAGAGATGAAGGCACATGAATTCCAATCAACAATCCCAAATGAATATAAAGGCGTGTGCACTCCGCAACAGCAAGTGGCAGCTGTAGAAACTCCTATTCTGCCTATAGAGGTGGCCTCTGATGTTTCATCTGTAACTTCAAGTGAATCATCCTCAGAATCCGATGATATAATACCAGATCTTGGCAAGCTTTCAGAAGCTAGTCATCAAGCAGAAAGTACGGCACCTCAGAACATTCATATTCTTAGTGATGACAGTGATGGTTAA
- the LOC133736662 gene encoding putative lysine-specific demethylase JMJ16 isoform X2, with protein MKNNSVPPGFAPRTSFTLKRAEVSVVGVEETHRSNAVVDTSKQGPIQMDAATSDMTALEKVKTFLHNRPWLLFDQSDHTSVQSDPQQFHMEPPPETCPNGVTRGSPESSYCVKEPRLPKGVTRGCPESGYCVKVTERWHPEGAVIDALEKAPVFYPTHEEFKDTLKYVTSISARAAQYGICRISPPPSWKPPSLIEENSIWNSSTFAPHIQRIDGLRSKMDGSDESTKKKRRISTVGLDSGFESTSSLGETGQSDVNCFESEPGPEFTLDSFKRYADDFKHQYFCKSDIIGNQEQWEPLVENIEAEYKRIIENPTEGIEVLCGNYLETKAFGSGFPTVSHDSNPLETSDYPDCLPSGWNLNNLPRLPGSLLSFESHDTCHILVPQTRVGMCFSSSLWRVEEHHLYSLCYNHLGAPKVWYGVPGKSRINFEAAMRKSFPDLLKQHRLVKQVSPSTLKSEDIPVFRCVQRPGEFVLVFPGAYHSEFDCGFNFSERACFAPLDWLPHGQNAVELYSEQGRKTAISYDKVLLGAAREAVRAQWEISLLKKNKNSENLRWKNACLKDGILTEALKLRLKSEEIRRKYFCTSLKSQRMNSDFDATMKRECSICFCDLHFSAVGCPCSVDRYSCLFHAKQFCFCAWSNKFFLYRHEISELNLLVEALEGKLSAVIKWAKDDLGLYLHEHLPKSNAQSPGQVDNPISLTDKIKLKQYTLEDITPPIFSCGTGPIYLTDKRKLKQYTLEDISPPILGFGSASSIKAELKARMLQSTISNMLKANGNPIASLDAATSAASSIRAELKARLLQSSISNTLKGNDNPTGSLNAATANGNGRNSASSIELEMKAHEFQSTIPNEYKGVCTPQQQVAAVETPILPIEVASDVSSVTSSESSSESDDIIPDLGKLSEASHQAESTAPQNIHILSDDSDG; from the exons ATGAAAAACAATTCGGTTCCACCTGGTTTTGCGCCTCGTACTTCCTTCACGCTGAAGAGGGCAGAAGTCTCAGTTGTGGGAGTTGAAGAAACCCATAGGTCCAATGCTGTTGTGGATACTTCCAAGCAAGGGCCAATCCAGATGGACGCCGCAACATCTGACATGACTGCCTTGGAGAAGGTCAAAACATTTCTTCACAATAGGCCATGGTTGCTTTTCGACCAAAGTGATCACACTTCAGTGCAATCTGACCCACAACAGTTTCATATG GAACCCCCTCCGGAAACTTGCCCCAATGGTGTTACTCGTGGAAGCCCTGAATCCAGTTATTGTGTAAAG GAACCCCGCCTCCCGAAAGGTGTTACTCGTGGATGTCCAGAATCCGGTTATTGTGTAAAG GTAACAGAAAGGTGGCATCCTGAGGGTGCAGTAATAGACGCTCTTGAAAAGGCTCCTGTTTTCTATCCAACACATGAG GAATTTAAGGACACTCTTAAGTATGTTACAAGTATAAGTGCAAGAGCAGCGCAATATGGTATCTGTCGTATTAGTCCTCCTCCTTCCTGGAAACCTCCATCCCTCATTGAGGAAAACAGCATATGGAATAGTTCCACATTTGCTCCCCATATTCAGCGGATTGATGGGCTGCGGAGTAAAATGGATGGCTCTGATGAGAGcacaaaaaagaagagaagaatctCGACAGTGGGTTTGGACTCTGGATTTGAATCTACCTCAAGTCTGGGTGAAACAGGACAGTCTGATGTCAATTGCTTTGAATCGGAACCTGGTCCAGAATTCACTCTTGACAGTTTTAAGAGGTATGCAGATGATTTCAAGCATCAGTATTTCTGCAAAAGTGACATCATAGGTAATCAAGAGCAGTGGGAGCCATTAGTGGAGAATATTGAAGCTGAATATAAACGTATCATTGAAAACCCAACTGAAGGAATCGAG GTGCTTTGTGGAAATTATTTGGAGACTAAAGCGTTTGGCAGTGGATTTCCAACAGTATCACATGATTCCAATCCTTTGGAAACATCAGATTACCCTGATTGCTTGCCATCTGGCTGGAATTTAAATAATCTACCCAGACTCCCTggttctcttctttcttttgaaaGCCATGACACATGTCATATTTTAGTGCCTCAGACTCGTGTAGGAATGTGTTTTTCATCTAGTCTTTGG AGAGTTGAAGAGCACCACTTATACTCTTTGTGTTACAATCATCTGGGTGCTCCTAAAGTTTGGTATGGTGTCCCTGGGAAATCCCGCATAAATTTTGAGGCAGCCATGAGGAAGTCCTTTCCAGATTTATTAAAACAGCATAGGCTG GTTAAGCAAGTATCCCCCTCCACATTGAAATCAGAGGACATACCTGTCTTTCGTTGCGTTCAGCGTCCTGGAGAGTTTGTTCTTGTCTTCCCTGGAGCTTATCATTCAGAATTTGATTGTGGCTTTAATTTTTCTGAGAGGGCATGTTTTGCTCCTCTAGACTGGTTGCCTCATGGACAGAATGCTGTTGAACTTTACTCTGAACAGGGGAGGAAAACAGCTATATCCTATGATAAGGTGTTGCTTGGAGCAGCTAGGGAAGCTGTAAGGGCACAATGGGAAATTTCACTgttgaagaagaacaaaaactCAGAGAATTTACGCTGGAAAAATGCCTGCTTAAAGGATGGGATCTTAACAGAAGCACTGAAG tTGCGTCTCAAGTCTGAAGAGATTCGAAGGAAATATTTTTGCACCTCTTTGAAGTCACAGAGGATGAATTCAGATTTTGATGCTACCATGAAAAGGGAATGCAGCATTTGTTTTTGTGATCTTCATTTCTCTGCAGTAGGTTGTCCTTGTTCTGTAGACAGATACTCATGTCTGTTTCATGCAAAGCAGTTCTGTTTTTGTGCTTGGAGTAACAAGTTTTTCCTCTACCGTCATGAAATCAGCGAGTTAAATCTACTTGTTGAAGCTTTGGAAGGAAAATTAAGTGCAGTCATCAAATGGGCGAAAGATGATCTTGGCCTGTATTTGCATGAACATCTTCCCAAAAGCAATGCACAATCACCTGGGCAGGTAGATAATCCCATCTCTCTCACTGATAAAATAAAGCTGAAACAGTACACATTGGAAGATATAACGCCACCGATTTTCAGTTGTGGCACTGGTCCCATTTATCTCACTGATAAAAGAAAGCTGAAACAGTACACATTGGAAGATATATCGCCACCGATTTTGGGTTTTGGCTCTGCTTCTAGCATAAAGGCGGAATTGAAGGCACGTATGCTGCAATCCACAATTTCAAACATGTTGAAAGCAAACGGTAATCCAATAGCATCCCTTGATGCTGCAACCAGTGCTGCTTCTAGCATCAGGGCTGAATTGAAGGCACGTCTCCTGCAATCTTCAATCTCCAACACATTGAAAGGAAATGATAATCCAACAGGATCACTCAATGCTGCAACAGCCAATGGCAATGGTAGAAATTCTGCTTCTAGCATCGAGTTAGAGATGAAGGCACATGAATTCCAATCAACAATCCCAAATGAATATAAAGGCGTGTGCACTCCGCAACAGCAAGTGGCAGCTGTAGAAACTCCTATTCTGCCTATAGAGGTGGCCTCTGATGTTTCATCTGTAACTTCAAGTGAATCATCCTCAGAATCCGATGATATAATACCAGATCTTGGCAAGCTTTCAGAAGCTAGTCATCAAGCAGAAAGTACGGCACCTCAGAACATTCATATTCTTAGTGATGACAGTGATGGTTAA
- the LOC133736662 gene encoding putative lysine-specific demethylase JMJ16 isoform X4: MKNNSVPPGFAPRTSFTLKRAEVSVVGVEETHRSNAVVDTSKQGPIQMDAATSDMTALEKVKTFLHNRPWLLFDQSDHTSVQSDPQQFHMEPPPETCPNGVTRGSPESSYCVKEPRLPKGVTRGCPESGYCVKVTERWHPEGAVIDALEKAPVFYPTHEEFKDTLKYVTSISARAAQYGICRISPPPSWKPPSLIEENSIWNSSTFAPHIQRIDGLRSKMDGSDESTKKKRRISTVGLDSGFESTSSLGETGQSDVNCFESEPGPEFTLDSFKRYADDFKHQYFCKSDIIGNQEQWEPLVENIEAEYKRIIENPTEGIEVLCGNYLETKAFGSGFPTVSHDSNPLETSDYPDCLPSGWNLNNLPRLPGSLLSFESHDTCHILVPQTRVGMCFSSSLWRVEEHHLYSLCYNHLGAPKVWYGVPGKSRINFEAAMRKSFPDLLKQHRLVSHTKVKQVSPSTLKSEDIPVFRCVQRPGEFVLVFPGAYHSEFDCGFNFSERACFAPLDWLPHGQNAVELYSEQGRKTAISYDKVLLGAAREAVRAQWEISLLKKNKNSENLRWKNACLKDGILTEALKLRLKSEEIRRKYFCTSLKSQRMNSDFDATMKRECSICFCDLHFSAVGCPCSVDRYSCLFHAKQFCFCAWSNKFFLYRHEISELNLLVEALEGKLSAVIKWAKDDLGLYLHEHLPKSNAQSPGQYTLEDISPPILGFGSASSIKAELKARMLQSTISNMLKANGNPIASLDAATSAASSIRAELKARLLQSSISNTLKGNDNPTGSLNAATANGNGRNSASSIELEMKAHEFQSTIPNEYKGVCTPQQQVAAVETPILPIEVASDVSSVTSSESSSESDDIIPDLGKLSEASHQAESTAPQNIHILSDDSDG; the protein is encoded by the exons ATGAAAAACAATTCGGTTCCACCTGGTTTTGCGCCTCGTACTTCCTTCACGCTGAAGAGGGCAGAAGTCTCAGTTGTGGGAGTTGAAGAAACCCATAGGTCCAATGCTGTTGTGGATACTTCCAAGCAAGGGCCAATCCAGATGGACGCCGCAACATCTGACATGACTGCCTTGGAGAAGGTCAAAACATTTCTTCACAATAGGCCATGGTTGCTTTTCGACCAAAGTGATCACACTTCAGTGCAATCTGACCCACAACAGTTTCATATG GAACCCCCTCCGGAAACTTGCCCCAATGGTGTTACTCGTGGAAGCCCTGAATCCAGTTATTGTGTAAAG GAACCCCGCCTCCCGAAAGGTGTTACTCGTGGATGTCCAGAATCCGGTTATTGTGTAAAG GTAACAGAAAGGTGGCATCCTGAGGGTGCAGTAATAGACGCTCTTGAAAAGGCTCCTGTTTTCTATCCAACACATGAG GAATTTAAGGACACTCTTAAGTATGTTACAAGTATAAGTGCAAGAGCAGCGCAATATGGTATCTGTCGTATTAGTCCTCCTCCTTCCTGGAAACCTCCATCCCTCATTGAGGAAAACAGCATATGGAATAGTTCCACATTTGCTCCCCATATTCAGCGGATTGATGGGCTGCGGAGTAAAATGGATGGCTCTGATGAGAGcacaaaaaagaagagaagaatctCGACAGTGGGTTTGGACTCTGGATTTGAATCTACCTCAAGTCTGGGTGAAACAGGACAGTCTGATGTCAATTGCTTTGAATCGGAACCTGGTCCAGAATTCACTCTTGACAGTTTTAAGAGGTATGCAGATGATTTCAAGCATCAGTATTTCTGCAAAAGTGACATCATAGGTAATCAAGAGCAGTGGGAGCCATTAGTGGAGAATATTGAAGCTGAATATAAACGTATCATTGAAAACCCAACTGAAGGAATCGAG GTGCTTTGTGGAAATTATTTGGAGACTAAAGCGTTTGGCAGTGGATTTCCAACAGTATCACATGATTCCAATCCTTTGGAAACATCAGATTACCCTGATTGCTTGCCATCTGGCTGGAATTTAAATAATCTACCCAGACTCCCTggttctcttctttcttttgaaaGCCATGACACATGTCATATTTTAGTGCCTCAGACTCGTGTAGGAATGTGTTTTTCATCTAGTCTTTGG AGAGTTGAAGAGCACCACTTATACTCTTTGTGTTACAATCATCTGGGTGCTCCTAAAGTTTGGTATGGTGTCCCTGGGAAATCCCGCATAAATTTTGAGGCAGCCATGAGGAAGTCCTTTCCAGATTTATTAAAACAGCATAGGCTGGTGAGCCATACTAAA GTTAAGCAAGTATCCCCCTCCACATTGAAATCAGAGGACATACCTGTCTTTCGTTGCGTTCAGCGTCCTGGAGAGTTTGTTCTTGTCTTCCCTGGAGCTTATCATTCAGAATTTGATTGTGGCTTTAATTTTTCTGAGAGGGCATGTTTTGCTCCTCTAGACTGGTTGCCTCATGGACAGAATGCTGTTGAACTTTACTCTGAACAGGGGAGGAAAACAGCTATATCCTATGATAAGGTGTTGCTTGGAGCAGCTAGGGAAGCTGTAAGGGCACAATGGGAAATTTCACTgttgaagaagaacaaaaactCAGAGAATTTACGCTGGAAAAATGCCTGCTTAAAGGATGGGATCTTAACAGAAGCACTGAAG tTGCGTCTCAAGTCTGAAGAGATTCGAAGGAAATATTTTTGCACCTCTTTGAAGTCACAGAGGATGAATTCAGATTTTGATGCTACCATGAAAAGGGAATGCAGCATTTGTTTTTGTGATCTTCATTTCTCTGCAGTAGGTTGTCCTTGTTCTGTAGACAGATACTCATGTCTGTTTCATGCAAAGCAGTTCTGTTTTTGTGCTTGGAGTAACAAGTTTTTCCTCTACCGTCATGAAATCAGCGAGTTAAATCTACTTGTTGAAGCTTTGGAAGGAAAATTAAGTGCAGTCATCAAATGGGCGAAAGATGATCTTGGCCTGTATTTGCATGAACATCTTCCCAAAAGCAATGCACAATCACCTGGGCAG TACACATTGGAAGATATATCGCCACCGATTTTGGGTTTTGGCTCTGCTTCTAGCATAAAGGCGGAATTGAAGGCACGTATGCTGCAATCCACAATTTCAAACATGTTGAAAGCAAACGGTAATCCAATAGCATCCCTTGATGCTGCAACCAGTGCTGCTTCTAGCATCAGGGCTGAATTGAAGGCACGTCTCCTGCAATCTTCAATCTCCAACACATTGAAAGGAAATGATAATCCAACAGGATCACTCAATGCTGCAACAGCCAATGGCAATGGTAGAAATTCTGCTTCTAGCATCGAGTTAGAGATGAAGGCACATGAATTCCAATCAACAATCCCAAATGAATATAAAGGCGTGTGCACTCCGCAACAGCAAGTGGCAGCTGTAGAAACTCCTATTCTGCCTATAGAGGTGGCCTCTGATGTTTCATCTGTAACTTCAAGTGAATCATCCTCAGAATCCGATGATATAATACCAGATCTTGGCAAGCTTTCAGAAGCTAGTCATCAAGCAGAAAGTACGGCACCTCAGAACATTCATATTCTTAGTGATGACAGTGATGGTTAA
- the LOC133736662 gene encoding putative lysine-specific demethylase JMJ16 isoform X3 produces MKNNSVPPGFAPRTSFTLKRAEVSVVGVEETHRSNAVVDTSKQGPIQMDAATSDMTALEKEPPPETCPNGVTRGSPESSYCVKEPRLPKGVTRGCPESGYCVKVTERWHPEGAVIDALEKAPVFYPTHEEFKDTLKYVTSISARAAQYGICRISPPPSWKPPSLIEENSIWNSSTFAPHIQRIDGLRSKMDGSDESTKKKRRISTVGLDSGFESTSSLGETGQSDVNCFESEPGPEFTLDSFKRYADDFKHQYFCKSDIIGNQEQWEPLVENIEAEYKRIIENPTEGIEVLCGNYLETKAFGSGFPTVSHDSNPLETSDYPDCLPSGWNLNNLPRLPGSLLSFESHDTCHILVPQTRVGMCFSSSLWRVEEHHLYSLCYNHLGAPKVWYGVPGKSRINFEAAMRKSFPDLLKQHRLVSHTKVKQVSPSTLKSEDIPVFRCVQRPGEFVLVFPGAYHSEFDCGFNFSERACFAPLDWLPHGQNAVELYSEQGRKTAISYDKVLLGAAREAVRAQWEISLLKKNKNSENLRWKNACLKDGILTEALKLRLKSEEIRRKYFCTSLKSQRMNSDFDATMKRECSICFCDLHFSAVGCPCSVDRYSCLFHAKQFCFCAWSNKFFLYRHEISELNLLVEALEGKLSAVIKWAKDDLGLYLHEHLPKSNAQSPGQVDNPISLTDKIKLKQYTLEDITPPIFSCGTGPIYLTDKRKLKQYTLEDISPPILGFGSASSIKAELKARMLQSTISNMLKANGNPIASLDAATSAASSIRAELKARLLQSSISNTLKGNDNPTGSLNAATANGNGRNSASSIELEMKAHEFQSTIPNEYKGVCTPQQQVAAVETPILPIEVASDVSSVTSSESSSESDDIIPDLGKLSEASHQAESTAPQNIHILSDDSDG; encoded by the exons ATGAAAAACAATTCGGTTCCACCTGGTTTTGCGCCTCGTACTTCCTTCACGCTGAAGAGGGCAGAAGTCTCAGTTGTGGGAGTTGAAGAAACCCATAGGTCCAATGCTGTTGTGGATACTTCCAAGCAAGGGCCAATCCAGATGGACGCCGCAACATCTGACATGACTGCCTTGGAGAAG GAACCCCCTCCGGAAACTTGCCCCAATGGTGTTACTCGTGGAAGCCCTGAATCCAGTTATTGTGTAAAG GAACCCCGCCTCCCGAAAGGTGTTACTCGTGGATGTCCAGAATCCGGTTATTGTGTAAAG GTAACAGAAAGGTGGCATCCTGAGGGTGCAGTAATAGACGCTCTTGAAAAGGCTCCTGTTTTCTATCCAACACATGAG GAATTTAAGGACACTCTTAAGTATGTTACAAGTATAAGTGCAAGAGCAGCGCAATATGGTATCTGTCGTATTAGTCCTCCTCCTTCCTGGAAACCTCCATCCCTCATTGAGGAAAACAGCATATGGAATAGTTCCACATTTGCTCCCCATATTCAGCGGATTGATGGGCTGCGGAGTAAAATGGATGGCTCTGATGAGAGcacaaaaaagaagagaagaatctCGACAGTGGGTTTGGACTCTGGATTTGAATCTACCTCAAGTCTGGGTGAAACAGGACAGTCTGATGTCAATTGCTTTGAATCGGAACCTGGTCCAGAATTCACTCTTGACAGTTTTAAGAGGTATGCAGATGATTTCAAGCATCAGTATTTCTGCAAAAGTGACATCATAGGTAATCAAGAGCAGTGGGAGCCATTAGTGGAGAATATTGAAGCTGAATATAAACGTATCATTGAAAACCCAACTGAAGGAATCGAG GTGCTTTGTGGAAATTATTTGGAGACTAAAGCGTTTGGCAGTGGATTTCCAACAGTATCACATGATTCCAATCCTTTGGAAACATCAGATTACCCTGATTGCTTGCCATCTGGCTGGAATTTAAATAATCTACCCAGACTCCCTggttctcttctttcttttgaaaGCCATGACACATGTCATATTTTAGTGCCTCAGACTCGTGTAGGAATGTGTTTTTCATCTAGTCTTTGG AGAGTTGAAGAGCACCACTTATACTCTTTGTGTTACAATCATCTGGGTGCTCCTAAAGTTTGGTATGGTGTCCCTGGGAAATCCCGCATAAATTTTGAGGCAGCCATGAGGAAGTCCTTTCCAGATTTATTAAAACAGCATAGGCTGGTGAGCCATACTAAA GTTAAGCAAGTATCCCCCTCCACATTGAAATCAGAGGACATACCTGTCTTTCGTTGCGTTCAGCGTCCTGGAGAGTTTGTTCTTGTCTTCCCTGGAGCTTATCATTCAGAATTTGATTGTGGCTTTAATTTTTCTGAGAGGGCATGTTTTGCTCCTCTAGACTGGTTGCCTCATGGACAGAATGCTGTTGAACTTTACTCTGAACAGGGGAGGAAAACAGCTATATCCTATGATAAGGTGTTGCTTGGAGCAGCTAGGGAAGCTGTAAGGGCACAATGGGAAATTTCACTgttgaagaagaacaaaaactCAGAGAATTTACGCTGGAAAAATGCCTGCTTAAAGGATGGGATCTTAACAGAAGCACTGAAG tTGCGTCTCAAGTCTGAAGAGATTCGAAGGAAATATTTTTGCACCTCTTTGAAGTCACAGAGGATGAATTCAGATTTTGATGCTACCATGAAAAGGGAATGCAGCATTTGTTTTTGTGATCTTCATTTCTCTGCAGTAGGTTGTCCTTGTTCTGTAGACAGATACTCATGTCTGTTTCATGCAAAGCAGTTCTGTTTTTGTGCTTGGAGTAACAAGTTTTTCCTCTACCGTCATGAAATCAGCGAGTTAAATCTACTTGTTGAAGCTTTGGAAGGAAAATTAAGTGCAGTCATCAAATGGGCGAAAGATGATCTTGGCCTGTATTTGCATGAACATCTTCCCAAAAGCAATGCACAATCACCTGGGCAGGTAGATAATCCCATCTCTCTCACTGATAAAATAAAGCTGAAACAGTACACATTGGAAGATATAACGCCACCGATTTTCAGTTGTGGCACTGGTCCCATTTATCTCACTGATAAAAGAAAGCTGAAACAGTACACATTGGAAGATATATCGCCACCGATTTTGGGTTTTGGCTCTGCTTCTAGCATAAAGGCGGAATTGAAGGCACGTATGCTGCAATCCACAATTTCAAACATGTTGAAAGCAAACGGTAATCCAATAGCATCCCTTGATGCTGCAACCAGTGCTGCTTCTAGCATCAGGGCTGAATTGAAGGCACGTCTCCTGCAATCTTCAATCTCCAACACATTGAAAGGAAATGATAATCCAACAGGATCACTCAATGCTGCAACAGCCAATGGCAATGGTAGAAATTCTGCTTCTAGCATCGAGTTAGAGATGAAGGCACATGAATTCCAATCAACAATCCCAAATGAATATAAAGGCGTGTGCACTCCGCAACAGCAAGTGGCAGCTGTAGAAACTCCTATTCTGCCTATAGAGGTGGCCTCTGATGTTTCATCTGTAACTTCAAGTGAATCATCCTCAGAATCCGATGATATAATACCAGATCTTGGCAAGCTTTCAGAAGCTAGTCATCAAGCAGAAAGTACGGCACCTCAGAACATTCATATTCTTAGTGATGACAGTGATGGTTAA